Within Lactobacillus amylovorus DSM 20531, the genomic segment TATTGCCTCTGTGGGGATGCCATATTTTGCCAGTCAATATCTAACTAAATCAGCAATTAGTTACGGCGGAGTAGAACTCTTTTCTTCTATTGGTGGCTTATTAGGCAGTTTAATTATTAGCAAGATTGGTATATTAAAACAGAAATTAGAACGCATAGTTGTCATTTGTTTAGGTTTGGCCGGTATTTCTGTAATTTTAGAAACGATGATTGCTAATAGCATCCCTATGCTAATACTTGTTTTCGCACTCAGCAGTACCTTCTGGATTAGTATCATGAACATAAACTTTGAGGTACTAATCCAAGAAAGTTTTAACCTACACATACTTGTCAGAATTGAAACGATCAATAGCAGCATTATCAACTGCATGATTCCTATTGATTCATTTTTAGGCGGAATTATCGTGCAGCGAGTTAGCGCAAGCTTCGCTATTTCTTTACAAGGCATTGCAGAAGTTATTACAGCAGTGTTTTACTTGCTTGTTTTTAATAAGAAAAGTTAATTTAAAAAGAACAATTACTGTCGTATCAAACAGCAATTGTTCTTTTCTTTTATTCCTATTTTTGCAGGGATCCGCATCCCTTTTGTATCAAAAATATTTCAATTATTTCTATAACATTACTAGTCTATTAACAATCAATCACGTCTATTGCCAGTTGGTCTCTACCAATGTAAGCTATAACATATAGAATTTAAACATATTAAGTGAGAGATAAAACATATAGATCATTAACTCTCTCCACCAATCTGGAGGAATTAATTTTGGTAAAAAAGAAAACAATCATCAAATTAGCATGCGCAACTATGTTGCTTAACTCAGGAATGGCTCTCTTCCCTCATCTGGCTCTTGCTACATCCACTGTTCAAGCTTCATCAACTTCTGTTGCTGCTAAGGCATTAGGAATTGACGTTGCCAGTTATCAAAGTGCCGACTTAACTGCTCATGCTAAAGCTGGTTCTCAATTCGCTGTTGTTAAAGTAAGTGAAGGTACTGGCTACCGTAACCCTAAAGGTGCTAGTCAAATCAAGTCAGCAATTGCTAACGACATGATGCCAATGGGTTACCACTTTGCGACCTTTAGTTCTAATGCATCCCTGGCCAAGAAAGAAGCTCAATACGCAATTTCTTCTGCTAAGGCATTAGGTTTACCTAAGGGCTCATACCTTGCTTGTGACTACGAAACTGGTCAAGGGAATATCATTACTAATGGTAAAAGCGTCACTGCTAAAGCGATCCTTGCCTTCATGGATGAAATCAAGGCCGCTGGTTATCAACCACTTCTTTACGCTAGTTCATCAGTTTTACAAAACAACATTAATACCCCATCTATCGTAAAGAAATATCCTAACTCATTATGGGTTGCGGCATATGCTATCTCAGGTCGTGTAGATAAGCCTAACTTTAAGTACTTCCCTTCAATGGATGGTGTTGCAATTTGGCAATACACAGACAACTGGAAAGGCATGTCAACTGATGGTAACGTAGCTATCTTGCCACTATCCATCTCTGGCGCTGCTGTTTCTCAGGCACCAACCAACCCTAACACTAAACATACAGGCACTGTAATGTACAAAGCCTACGTTTACAAACAAAACGGAGAACGTACTGGTGATAGTTACAAAGCCTACAGCTCTATCACTTATTATGGTGGTAAAACTAAGCTCAAGAATGGTAAAAGCGCAATCAGAGTTGGCGAAAACAGATATGTTTTAGCAAGCAACGTTTTAGGTAACTCACGTACCTTTAAGCAAGACGCTGAAGTTTACC encodes:
- a CDS encoding GH25 family lysozyme, whose amino-acid sequence is MVKKKTIIKLACATMLLNSGMALFPHLALATSTVQASSTSVAAKALGIDVASYQSADLTAHAKAGSQFAVVKVSEGTGYRNPKGASQIKSAIANDMMPMGYHFATFSSNASLAKKEAQYAISSAKALGLPKGSYLACDYETGQGNIITNGKSVTAKAILAFMDEIKAAGYQPLLYASSSVLQNNINTPSIVKKYPNSLWVAAYAISGRVDKPNFKYFPSMDGVAIWQYTDNWKGMSTDGNVAILPLSISGAAVSQAPTNPNTKHTGTVMYKAYVYKQNGERTGDSYKAYSSITYYGGKTKLKNGKSAIRVGENRYVLASNVLGNSRTFKQDAEVYQGDGSLNSSWKTYKKGSPVKTYGPKHYINNEAYYRVGKDAYVKAEVFK